The genome window CGCTCGTTCGGCTGTCTGGCGCATCGCCGCGCATCGATCTTCCGGCGGGAACCTATCGCCTTGAAACCGTCTATGGCGCGATCCGCGACGTGCGGACCGTGAGCGTCGCGGCGGGGCGGACGACAGCGGAAAACATCATTCTCGATGCGGGCGAAGCGAAAATCGCCCTGCCCTTCGGCAAGCAGGACGGCGTGTGCGCGGTCTACGAGGCGGGCGGTGAACGCGCGGCGGCGTCGCCCTTGGTCCGCGCGGCGGGCGGTGAGCCCCATTTCATCCTGAGGGCGGGCCGCTACGACCTCGAATGCCGGGCGAAGAACAAGCCGGACGCGCCGCGCCGAGCCGAAATCGTCATCGTCGCGGGAGAGGTAAAGACGACGAATCTCGGGGAGTGACCGCTTTCGCCTCAATTTCATCGAAGGCAGTTTCTAGCGTTTCCCGCGAAGCAGACGCTTCAAGAGGATGAGGACGACCTGAACATCCGATGACGACTTTCCGGGCGGAAAAATCGATGTGCGCTGCAACACCGGCGCTCCTTGGACGCGCCTTCGCAATCGCGCTCGCGGCGATGCTGTGCGTGGCGATGGGATTCGCCGTCGCCGACGCCGCGACGAAATACAAAGGCAGCCCGAACGTCGTCGATGGCGAGGAAATCCCGACCGACGCCGAAGCCGTCATTCCGCCCGACGCAGGCATGGAGGCCGAGCAGCCGCATTCGCGGCCCGCACCCCCGAATTCAGGGCCGCCCGCTCCGGTCACCCTCACGGCTTATCTGAGCGAGGGCAGCGCGCCCATGGTGGCCGATGTGGTCTGGCGCGTCTTCCAGCAGCGTAACGCCCGCGACGGCACCTACAAGATCGTCACGAAAATTCACGAGGCACGCCCAACAATCGAACTGAAGCCGGGCCGGTATCTCGTGAACGTCGCCTACGGCCGCGCAAACCTTACGCGAAAGATCGACGTCTGGCCGCAGACCCCCTCCAACGAGGATTTCGTCGTCAACGCGGGCGGGCTTCGGCTGATGGCTACGCTGGCGCATGGCCCCATCGTGGCCGAACACCTGCTGAAGCTCGAAATCTACTCCGATGCGCAAGATCAGACGGGCAACCGGCAGCGGCTTTTCGGCGATCTCCGGCCGGGTATCGTCATTCGCCTGAACTCCGGCATTTATCACATCGTCAGCACGTACGGCGACGCGAACTCGGTCGTATCGACGGACATCGTGATCGAACCCGGTAAGATCGCCGAGGCGAACGTCGATCACGACGCGGGCAAGGTTACGCTTAAGCTCGTACAACGCAGGGGCGGCGAGGCGGTCGCCGGCACGCGGTGGACGATTTACAATGCCGGCGGCGAGGTGATCCGCGAAAGCGCGGGCGCGTTCCCGACGCACGTGCTCGCGGCGGGAGAGTACCGCGTGGCGGCGCAGCATGGCGAGCGTCAATTTGCCGGAGCTTTCACGATTGCGGCGGGCGACACGACCCTAGTCGAAGTCCTCATGCAATAGGCCGGGCCGCGCAGGCGCGCGCATTCATTTTTGCTCGGAGCGGAACTGAGAGAGCACGAAGACGCAAAGACAAACGCTGCACACGACGTAAAGCGCGATGGTGGCCGTCCATGCGAGTGACTGGTCGCTCGTTTGCTCCACCGCACGCGGCAAAACGGCAAGCGTCTCGTCGAGGCGCATGGTGGACGCGACCGCCATATAATGCGTCGATGAAAGGACGATGCCGAGCGCCACAGCGCCCGCGCTTGTCAACACGATGCCCCGCAGCCGTATCCGCAACAGGAGCCATAGCGCAACGATTGCCGCCTGGATCGAAATCGCGACGCCTATGACCGTCAGGAACCAGGACAAGCGCAGTTCCCGCCCGGCTACCGCCGCGAGGCCCGAATAATTCGTAAGCACGAGCGTAAAGCCGAGGAGCGTCGCGGCGAGCGGCAGACGTGTCGCGGCCCCGTCCGACCTTATGCCGACGAGAAGCAGCGCGGCGGTGGTTCCGGTGAACGCCACGAGC of Rhodomicrobium vannielii ATCC 17100 contains these proteins:
- a CDS encoding MHYT domain-containing protein; the protein is MAIPHETELVILSVAISLIGALTAAILMSNLDRLRGGERRARLLMAGLVLGGAIWTTHFVGLLALESPVNLGHNPELLALSALVAFTGTTAALLLVGIRSDGAATRLPLAATLLGFTLVLTNYSGLAAVAGRELRLSWFLTVIGVAISIQAAIVALWLLLRIRLRGIVLTSAGAVALGIVLSSTHYMAVASTMRLDETLAVLPRAVEQTSDQSLAWTATIALYVVCSVCLCVFVLSQFRSEQK